A DNA window from Pseudomonas tohonis contains the following coding sequences:
- a CDS encoding TonB-dependent receptor — MTTPFNRPPCASALRMLVPTLVALACAPGQASAAERTPGATADDTTLQAVTVNARRRTEEAQSVPTPMTVLSAQTLEEQRLYRVQDLQQAMPSLNVAFMHARQSSLSIRGLGNNPASDGLEGSAGIYLDNVYLGRPGMAVFDLLDIEQLELLRGPQGTLFGKNTTAGVLNIGTRKPSFTAEGSVSTSLGEDGYVQNQGSFSGPLSETLAGRLSAYRTRENGYVENEHDGHTLGGGTRQGFRGQLLFEPNEAFNLRWIADYNEEDSSAGTRSLFSTGPTINGVNRYEQRAAAVGATLVRGRHVNLDADQSVKVFQGGTSLEANWTLPNDFTLTSISAYRWWDFTPRNDDELNVRVMDNVGQSARDKQYSQELRLASPTGGAFDYVLGAYYFRQEMRNEVFTYYDPLADTWNGTPAGALNDVTSIGKGRIDTDSFALFAQGTWHLTERLDFTAGVRGTYEEKQARVGRNAPVGGAAVSGAAASVRNARVGAYDSGDLAQYSFSPSALLSLAYRFDDRVLGYASLSHGEKSGGVNLSVASAPVAGADSLLIGTERANDAELGVKSTLLDNRLQLNANLFWTVVHGYQANAYDDANLTSYLTNAGSVRSRGVEFEATLRPIRGLTLNANGSYNDVRYLAYEDAPCPAEVALRPGAPASCDLSGHNVVGASKWIFNGNGTYEWQLETVRPYLNASYAFRSHAVGTIDDSRYAQLPSYALVNLATGVRGDLGDGQWDVSLWLKNAFDKTYYTTLWNSPNGAYTGVLGTPRTLGMTARYDF, encoded by the coding sequence ATGACCACGCCCTTCAACCGGCCCCCCTGCGCGTCCGCCCTGCGGATGCTGGTTCCCACCCTCGTCGCCCTGGCCTGCGCGCCGGGCCAGGCCTCGGCGGCCGAGCGCACGCCCGGCGCCACGGCCGATGACACCACCCTGCAAGCGGTGACGGTCAACGCCCGCCGCCGCACCGAGGAGGCGCAGTCGGTGCCGACACCGATGACCGTGCTCTCGGCACAGACCCTGGAAGAGCAGCGCCTGTACCGCGTGCAGGACCTGCAGCAGGCGATGCCCAGCCTCAATGTCGCCTTCATGCATGCGCGGCAGTCGAGCCTGTCCATCCGTGGCCTGGGCAACAACCCGGCCAGCGACGGCCTGGAAGGCAGCGCCGGCATCTACCTGGACAACGTCTACCTGGGCCGCCCGGGGATGGCGGTGTTCGACCTGCTGGACATCGAGCAGCTGGAGTTGCTGCGCGGCCCGCAGGGCACGCTGTTCGGCAAGAACACCACCGCCGGCGTGCTCAACATCGGCACCCGCAAGCCGAGCTTCACCGCCGAGGGCAGCGTCTCCACCTCCTTAGGCGAGGACGGCTACGTGCAGAACCAGGGCAGTTTCTCCGGCCCCCTGAGCGAGACCCTGGCCGGGCGCCTGTCGGCCTACCGCACCCGCGAGAACGGCTACGTGGAGAACGAGCACGATGGCCACACCCTGGGCGGCGGCACCCGCCAGGGCTTCCGTGGGCAATTGCTGTTCGAGCCGAACGAGGCCTTCAACCTGCGCTGGATCGCCGACTACAACGAGGAAGATTCCAGCGCCGGGACGCGCTCGCTGTTCAGCACCGGGCCGACCATCAACGGCGTCAACCGCTACGAGCAGCGCGCCGCCGCCGTGGGCGCGACCCTGGTGCGCGGGCGCCACGTCAACCTGGACGCGGACCAGAGCGTGAAGGTGTTCCAGGGCGGCACTTCGCTGGAGGCCAACTGGACGCTGCCCAACGACTTCACCCTGACCTCCATCAGCGCCTACCGCTGGTGGGACTTCACCCCGCGCAACGACGACGAGCTGAATGTGCGGGTGATGGACAACGTCGGCCAGTCCGCCCGCGACAAGCAGTACTCCCAGGAACTGCGCCTGGCATCGCCCACCGGCGGCGCCTTCGACTACGTGCTCGGCGCCTATTACTTCCGCCAGGAAATGCGCAACGAGGTGTTCACGTACTACGATCCCCTGGCCGACACCTGGAACGGCACGCCGGCCGGCGCGCTCAACGACGTCACCAGCATCGGCAAGGGCCGGATCGATACCGACAGCTTCGCGCTGTTCGCCCAGGGCACCTGGCACCTCACCGAGCGCCTCGATTTCACCGCCGGGGTGCGCGGCACCTACGAGGAGAAGCAGGCGCGGGTCGGGCGCAATGCCCCCGTGGGCGGCGCTGCCGTGAGCGGTGCGGCGGCCTCGGTACGCAATGCGCGGGTCGGCGCCTACGACTCGGGCGACCTGGCGCAGTACAGCTTCAGCCCCTCGGCGCTGCTCAGCCTGGCCTACCGCTTCGACGACCGGGTGCTGGGCTACGCCTCGCTGTCCCACGGCGAGAAATCCGGCGGCGTGAACCTCAGCGTCGCCAGCGCCCCGGTGGCGGGGGCGGACTCGCTGCTGATCGGCACCGAGCGCGCCAACGATGCCGAGCTGGGCGTCAAGAGCACGCTGCTGGACAACCGCCTGCAGCTCAACGCCAACCTGTTCTGGACGGTGGTCCACGGCTACCAGGCCAACGCCTACGACGACGCCAACCTCACCAGCTACCTCACCAACGCCGGCAGCGTGCGCAGCCGGGGCGTGGAGTTCGAGGCGACCCTGCGCCCGATTCGCGGGCTGACCCTGAACGCCAACGGCTCGTACAACGACGTGCGCTACCTCGCCTACGAGGACGCTCCCTGCCCGGCGGAAGTGGCCCTGCGCCCCGGCGCCCCGGCCTCGTGCGACCTCAGCGGGCACAACGTGGTCGGCGCCTCGAAGTGGATCTTCAACGGTAACGGCACCTACGAGTGGCAGTTGGAGACGGTGCGCCCGTACCTCAACGCCAGCTACGCCTTCCGCTCCCACGCGGTGGGCACCATCGATGACTCGCGCTACGCCCAGTTGCCCAGCTACGCGCTGGTCAACCTCGCCACCGGCGTGCGCGGCGACCTCGGGGACGGCCAGTGGGACGTGTCGCTGTGGTTGAAGAACGCCTTCGACAAGACCTACTACACCACCCTGTGGAACTCGCCGAACGGCGCCTACACCGGCGTGCTCGGCACCCCGAGGACGCTGGGGATGACGGCGCGGTACGACTTCTGA
- a CDS encoding cupin domain-containing protein → MHAFDHLIDLANLRGVLDLRCQLHGNWSLDHPRLPAGQASYHILLRGECRLELAGQPPRRLHAGEILLLPRSDSHLLQAGQPGRLPTPTPPHEEPGRIPLLRIGQGGEGFEMLCGRIHYNPRATLLEALPDVLVVQAGATSEGRLAAVVELMRLEAEGEEVANQAMVDGLSVILFTLVMRAYLRQRQDLPGIFALLRDRRLGKAALALLADLSRDWPVEALAAEANMSRSSFMRAFTQLAGTPPASLVTRLRLERAQQLLQGTAMSIGAIALEVGYPSQASFSRVFRQHLGESPAGYRQRNRG, encoded by the coding sequence ATGCACGCATTCGACCACCTGATCGACCTGGCCAACCTCCGTGGCGTGCTGGACCTGCGCTGCCAGCTGCACGGCAACTGGTCCCTCGACCACCCGCGCCTGCCGGCCGGCCAGGCCAGCTACCACATCCTGCTGCGCGGCGAGTGCCGCCTGGAACTCGCCGGCCAGCCGCCCCGACGCCTGCACGCGGGGGAGATCCTGCTGCTGCCGCGCAGCGATTCGCACCTGTTGCAGGCCGGCCAGCCGGGCCGCCTGCCCACTCCGACGCCCCCGCACGAAGAGCCCGGGCGCATTCCGCTCTTGCGCATCGGCCAGGGCGGGGAGGGCTTCGAGATGCTCTGCGGGCGCATCCACTACAACCCGCGCGCGACCCTGCTGGAGGCCTTGCCCGATGTGCTGGTGGTGCAGGCCGGCGCCACCTCGGAGGGCCGCCTGGCTGCGGTGGTGGAACTGATGCGGCTGGAGGCCGAGGGCGAAGAGGTGGCCAACCAGGCGATGGTCGACGGGCTCTCGGTGATCCTCTTCACCCTGGTGATGCGCGCCTACCTGCGGCAGCGCCAGGACCTGCCGGGCATCTTCGCCCTGCTGCGCGACCGGCGCCTGGGCAAGGCGGCGCTGGCGCTGCTGGCGGACCTCTCGCGCGACTGGCCGGTGGAGGCACTGGCGGCCGAGGCGAACATGTCGCGCTCCAGCTTCATGCGCGCCTTCACCCAGCTCGCCGGCACCCCGCCCGCCAGCCTGGTGACGCGCCTGCGCCTGGAGCGCGCGCAGCAATTGCTGCAAGGCACGGCAATGAGCATCGGCGCCATCGCGCTGGAAGTCGGTTACCCCAGCCAGGCGTCGTTCAGCCGCGTGTTCCGCCAGCACCTGGGCGAATCACCGGCGGGGTACAGGCAGCGCAACCGGGGTTGA
- a CDS encoding bestrophin family protein: MITRPQNPSIPVLLFSLKGSIIPAIWRKVVFTVLISSVVVATHGTLYHYKVILTATPFTLWGLTLAIFLGFRNTVAYQRFWEARTLWGELLIVTRNLTRQLLSLTPAMPPAERRRLVDALAAFSHALRDHLRGAGDGADVQRLLDAPARAQLAGKGNVPSALLGLIGQRVMAASREAGAGERVQATLDEQLTRLSYVLGGCERIKNTPIPYPYILMLHRIVHVYCFLLPFCLVDAIGWFTPFAVCVLAYTFFGLDALGDQISDPFDTQPNDLPLNAMCRNIEITVLELLGEPAPEPAQPVKGVLL; encoded by the coding sequence ATGATCACCCGTCCCCAGAATCCTTCGATCCCGGTCCTGCTGTTCTCCCTCAAGGGGTCGATCATCCCGGCCATCTGGCGCAAGGTGGTGTTCACCGTGCTGATCAGTTCGGTGGTGGTGGCCACCCACGGCACGCTCTATCACTACAAGGTGATCCTCACGGCCACGCCCTTCACCCTCTGGGGGCTGACGCTGGCGATCTTCCTCGGCTTCAGGAACACCGTGGCCTACCAGCGCTTCTGGGAGGCACGCACGTTGTGGGGCGAGCTGCTGATCGTCACCCGCAACCTGACCCGGCAACTGCTGAGCCTGACCCCGGCCATGCCGCCAGCCGAGCGCCGCCGGCTGGTGGATGCGCTGGCCGCCTTCAGCCATGCGTTGCGCGATCACCTGCGTGGCGCGGGCGATGGCGCCGACGTGCAGCGCCTGCTGGACGCGCCGGCCCGCGCGCAGCTGGCCGGCAAGGGCAACGTGCCCAGCGCACTGCTGGGGCTGATCGGCCAGCGCGTGATGGCGGCGAGCCGCGAGGCGGGGGCGGGCGAGAGGGTCCAGGCGACCCTCGACGAGCAACTGACCCGGTTGTCCTATGTGCTGGGTGGGTGCGAGCGCATCAAGAACACGCCCATCCCCTATCCCTACATCCTCATGCTGCACCGCATCGTCCACGTGTACTGCTTCCTGCTGCCGTTCTGCCTGGTGGACGCCATCGGCTGGTTCACGCCCTTCGCGGTCTGCGTGCTGGCGTACACCTTCTTCGGCCTGGATGCCCTCGGCGACCAGATTTCCGACCCCTTCGACACCCAGCCCAACGACCTGCCGCTGAACGCCATGTGTCGCAACATCGAGATCACGGTGCTGGAGCTGCTGGGCGAACCCGCGCCCGAGCCGGCACAGCCGGTGAAGGGCGTGCTGCTCTAG
- a CDS encoding carboxymuconolactone decarboxylase family protein — translation MLFNWSDYVPAVKKAFGKLGKSHPKMLAAYQALGAAASDGDALDAKTRELIAMAVAITTRCDGCIGVHAEAARKAGATEAELAQALATAISLNAGAAYIYSLRALEAFEQTA, via the coding sequence ATGCTGTTCAACTGGTCCGACTACGTTCCCGCCGTGAAGAAAGCCTTCGGCAAGCTCGGCAAGTCCCACCCGAAGATGCTCGCCGCCTACCAGGCCCTGGGCGCCGCCGCCAGCGACGGCGACGCGCTCGACGCCAAGACCCGCGAACTGATCGCCATGGCCGTGGCCATCACCACTCGCTGCGACGGCTGCATCGGCGTGCATGCCGAAGCCGCGCGCAAGGCCGGCGCCACCGAGGCCGAACTGGCCCAGGCCCTGGCCACCGCCATCTCGCTGAACGCCGGCGCGGCCTACATCTACTCGCTGCGCGCCCTGGAGGCCTTCGAGCAGACGGCCTGA